A window of Verrucomicrobiota bacterium genomic DNA:
GTGGCGCCGCACCCGGTTGTAATACATTTCGGCGTAGCGGAAGAAATCCCTCGTGGCTTGCGCCCGCGTGCCGTAGCCGCCGAGGGCTTCGGCCAGGGCGACACACTCGCGTTTGTAGGTGGCCATGAAGCTTTCCATGAAAGCGTTGTCATAGGGATTGCCCGCACGGCTCATGCTGGGCTCGAGGCCAGCGGCGGCCAGCAGCGCGCGATGTTCGCCACTGGCATATTGCACGCCCCGATCGCT
This region includes:
- a CDS encoding IS3 family transposase; the protein is LYVAVILDLWSRRVVGWATEASLHAPLVLAALQMALRHRQPARGLLHHSDRGVQYASGEHRALLAAAGLEPSMSRAGNPYDNAFMESFMATYKRECVALAEALGGYGTRAQATRDFFRYAEMYYNRVRRHSALGYKSPVDFERQLN